The genomic window GCAGCACAGCGGCCCGCTGGCCCTGGTAGAGCTGCAGGACGGCGACCGCCCGCCCCTGTACCTGGCGGGCACCGAAAACTTTTACGCGATTACCCGCTACAACTGGAGCAGCTACTACGCGCTGGCCGTGATTGAACTGGGCCAGGAAGTGACCAACGCCATGTCAAAATAAACCATGATAGAACCCGCACTGTCCACCAGCACACCGCCACCGGAAGAAGACGTCACCACCACGCTCTACCGCGCGGCCATAGGCCCGGTCAGCAACGGTTACTACCTTCCTATCTTCACCCGCTTTGAGGCAGCAGACCATGCTGGCATCAGCTGGAACTCGGCGGCCAGCCTATTGACGCTGAACTGGCTGGTGTTTCGCAAACTGTGGGTGGCCGCGCTGGCCTATGTGGGCATCCTGGTGGCGGTGGCGCTGCTGGTGTTTGGCATTGCACGCCTGGTGTTCCAGTTTTCCGACACGTTGATGATGGCGCTAGGCATCGGCTTTGGCCTGGCGGCCTTTGTGCTGCCTGGTCTGTTTGGCAATGCCCTGTTCCACACCGAGTGCCGCAAGGCCATGGCCAAGGCACTGACGGGCCACGCCAATGTGGCCGACGCGCGGGATGCCCTGCTGCGCCAGGCCAGCACCCGCAACCGCCTGTTGGCACTGGCAGCGGCCAACGTTGCCGTTATGTTGCTGGCGGCACTGGCCTACCAGCAGTTTTCTGCACTGAGCCAGGTGACCGTTTTGCCACACGGTGCGCTGGAGGCGGGCAACGTGGCCGTCGGGCGAACCACGGACGCGACAAGCCCTGTTCGTGTGGTGCCGGCGCCCGTAGCCAGCGCCGCGGCATCGGCGGCTGCAGTCGCGGTCTCTGCTTCCGCGTCTGCGCCCGCGTCTGCTGCATCGGCTTCAGCCACTGCCGCCTTGGAACCTGCATCCGCGCCGGCGCCTGCAACATCTGCCGCCGCACCTGGCTTGGCACTGGCAGCCAACCAAGCAACAGCCGCCGCATCCCTGCCGACGACGGCAACCGCCAGTGCGGCAACGGCGGCCGCTACCGTGGCGGCCTCTGCCGCTGCCTCTGTCACTTCCGCTACGGCAACGCCTGCGCCAAGCACAAAAGCATCAGCCCCGCCCGCCGCCCCCGCCCCTGCAAAACCCGCGAGCGCAAGCGCCAGCAAGACCAAGACAAAACCGCAGCCTGTTAGCGCCAAAACCAGCACACCAGCGCCCGCACCTGCCGTTCAGGTGCGCGCCGCCAAAGAGACCGAGAAAACCAAGGCGACCAAGAAATCAAAAGCCGCTGTAGCCAGCGAACCGGCGCAAAAGGCGGCGAGTGCAGCGTCCAGCATCGCCGCTGCGCCCACCAAGTCTTTCTTCATCAACGTGGGGCTGTTTGGCGTGCCCGAGAACGCCGCCAAGGCGCATGCCAAACTGCTGGAGGCCGGGCTGCCATCGGTGATGAAAGAGCTCAAGTCCAAGACCCGCCAGATCCGTGTGCGAGTAGGACCCTATGGAACCCAGGCACAAGCCGACGCTGCTGCCGAGAAAATCAAGGCGCTACAACTGGACGCCTCCATAGTCCAACTGTAGCCCCCACGCTCGTCGCTTCGCGTACTGCGCCGCCCTCAGGCCTGCTCCAGCCGCTCGTATTCGGCGATAACCTGCGCGCCGATCAGCAGCAGGGCGGCCACAATTTCCATGCAAAACAGGGCCACTACCGCGGTGGTCAGGGAGCCATAAACCACACTGGTCTTGGACAGGGTGGTGAAGTACCACACCAGCAGGTGGCGGATGATTTCCCAGACCAGGCTGGCGGCCAACCCGCCAATCAGCGCATGGCGCACCGGCATGCGCCCAACCGGCAGCGTCAGGTAGATGGAAGCCACAATCAGCGTCTCGGCCGCAAAACCCATCAGGTAGAAAAACACGCCTGACACGCCCACCAGCGACCATTCGCGGCCCAAGAGCCAGATGCTTTCTTCCGCCAGTGTCTGCAGGCCAATGGTGGCCACGGTCAGCACCAGCAGTGCCAGACCTAGGGCCAATACAAAGGCGTAAGGGATCACTGCCGAGACCAGCCGGTGGCGCTTGAACCGCAGCCCGCGGTGCGCAAAAATTTGCCCCATGGCCTTCTCCAGAATGCCAAAGGCCAGGGAACTGAAAAACAGCATGGTCACCAGCAACAAGGCCCCGATGGTGACCCGGTTGTCCAGAAACACATTTACATCCCCCAGCACGGCCTTGGACTGGCTTGGCACCAGCCACTCCAGGTAACGGCCCAGGGCCATCAGGAGCTCGGACTGGTCTACCCAGTGCGACAGCGCTATGACCGACAGAATCAGCAGCGGCACCATGGACAGCAGTGCGTAATAGGCTATGGCACCGGCCAGCATCAGGCCCTGGTTGGCACTAAAGGCGCGCAGCACCTGTAGGGCAAATGCCAGCGGGTGGGCAACGATATACCGCGTGGCTTTGCCAGCCGGAACAAAAGGCAGGTTCATCATCCGCCGACTGTAAGCCCTGCGAAGCAAGCCAACCGGGCCTGCCACGGCCGAGCCACCACTACCGCCAGACCCGATTCAACCCAACGCCACCGCATCAAACTGCGGGTGCAGGGCATCCAGCCAGTCTTCCACCTCGGTACCGTCTACGGCCAGGCAGGCCAGGCAGGCGGGCCCATACAGGGCCCATTCGCGGTGTTCTTCCACCCCCTCATGCTGGGCTACCAGATGCTCGGCCACCAGGCCCATGGCCACCAGGCCCATGGCCACCAGCATGCGCACCTCGGCTAACACAGCTTTGTCTTGCAGCACGGTGAAGTCGTGGTGCACGCGCACGGCCTGGTAGATGGGGGTGGGCAGGCGCCAGGTGCGGGCCACCAGGGCGCCGACCACGGCATGGTCGGTCTTGTGGGCCGCGTTTTCGGTCTCGGTAAAACTGCGGTCCTGGCGGGCCAGGGCCTCGGTCAGCGTGCCGGCATAACCGCGCACACCCTGCATCAGAATGGGTATGCCCACATGGCAAAACAGACCACAGGTATAGGCCAGATCGGGTTCCACACCGTAGAGCTGTCGCGCAATATGGGCCATGGCCAGCGCGCGGCGGGTGGACGTATCCCAAAAGTGCTCCAGCAGCGGTGAGCTAACGCGGATGGAATTGCGGGTCAGGAAGGCAGTGAGCAGTTTCTCGGTCATGCGCAGGCCCAGCAGGCTCAGCGCTTCGTTGACCGAGGTCACCGGGCGGCTGCGTGCGTAGTAGGGGCTGTTGGCGGTGCGGATCAGCGAGGCGGCCATGGCCACGTCGCGGCCTGCAATATCGGCGATGGCTTGCGGATCGGGGTCTTCCTTGTCCATTTCACGGCGCAAGGCGATCAACAGCTCGGGACAGGGCGGGATGACAATATCGCGCAACGGGCCCGAGGCCAGCGCGCGGTCCAACTCACGGTCGGTGTCGGTTGGGGTGCTGCCCTGCGCTGCCTTGCTTTGCATACCAGATCCACTCAATAGAAATGACAGGACCATTATTGCCGGGTTTGCGCCAAAACCGACCGGCGCATCGCCAACCCGGTGCAATCAGGCGCTGACCGGCACCAAAAATTCCCGGCTGATGTGTGCACCCAGGTCGTTCACACGATCCAGAAACTGCGTCAGGTAGGCGTGCAGGCCAGTGGCCAGAATTTCATCGATGCGGCCGTACTGCAACTCGGCCCGCAGCTTGCCGGCACGGCGCAGGGTTTCGCTGGACGGGTCACTGGCCACCAGGGCCAGATTGGTCACCACCCCGTTGAGGCAGGCATGCATAGAGCGCGGCATGTCGGGCCGCAAAATCAGCAACTCACCCACACGCTCGGGTTTGATGACGTCACGGTAGACCTTGCGGTAGACCTCAAAACCGGAGACGCTGCGCAGAATGGCGCTCCAGTGGTAGAAGTCGTACTCTTGGTCCTTCTCCTCCGCCGTGCCGAAGAAGTCGCTTTGCAGAGCGTGGAACTTCACATCCACCAGACGCGCCGTGTTGTCGGCCCGCTCCAGGAAGGTACCCAGGCGCATGAAGTGCAGCGCCTCGTCGATCAG from Rhodoferax sp. AJA081-3 includes these protein-coding regions:
- a CDS encoding HDOD domain-containing protein, whose protein sequence is MQSKAAQGSTPTDTDRELDRALASGPLRDIVIPPCPELLIALRREMDKEDPDPQAIADIAGRDVAMAASLIRTANSPYYARSRPVTSVNEALSLLGLRMTEKLLTAFLTRNSIRVSSPLLEHFWDTSTRRALAMAHIARQLYGVEPDLAYTCGLFCHVGIPILMQGVRGYAGTLTEALARQDRSFTETENAAHKTDHAVVGALVARTWRLPTPIYQAVRVHHDFTVLQDKAVLAEVRMLVAMGLVAMGLVAEHLVAQHEGVEEHREWALYGPACLACLAVDGTEVEDWLDALHPQFDAVALG
- a CDS encoding YihY/virulence factor BrkB family protein, which encodes MMNLPFVPAGKATRYIVAHPLAFALQVLRAFSANQGLMLAGAIAYYALLSMVPLLILSVIALSHWVDQSELLMALGRYLEWLVPSQSKAVLGDVNVFLDNRVTIGALLLVTMLFFSSLAFGILEKAMGQIFAHRGLRFKRHRLVSAVIPYAFVLALGLALLVLTVATIGLQTLAEESIWLLGREWSLVGVSGVFFYLMGFAAETLIVASIYLTLPVGRMPVRHALIGGLAASLVWEIIRHLLVWYFTTLSKTSVVYGSLTTAVVALFCMEIVAALLLIGAQVIAEYERLEQA
- a CDS encoding alpha-E domain-containing protein, whose protein sequence is MLSRTADHLFWMSRYTERAENTARMLDVNYQTSLLPQTDAVAQLGWQGLLSISELLPTYTEKYGAIEARDVMDFMVKDESNPSSIISCLGAARENARAVRGALTTEVWETQNTTWLEVKRMLKAGEFEADPAQFFEWVKFRSHLSRGVTVGTMLIDEALHFMRLGTFLERADNTARLVDVKFHALQSDFFGTAEEKDQEYDFYHWSAILRSVSGFEVYRKVYRDVIKPERVGELLILRPDMPRSMHACLNGVVTNLALVASDPSSETLRRAGKLRAELQYGRIDEILATGLHAYLTQFLDRVNDLGAHISREFLVPVSA
- a CDS encoding SPOR domain-containing protein, whose translation is MIEPALSTSTPPPEEDVTTTLYRAAIGPVSNGYYLPIFTRFEAADHAGISWNSAASLLTLNWLVFRKLWVAALAYVGILVAVALLVFGIARLVFQFSDTLMMALGIGFGLAAFVLPGLFGNALFHTECRKAMAKALTGHANVADARDALLRQASTRNRLLALAAANVAVMLLAALAYQQFSALSQVTVLPHGALEAGNVAVGRTTDATSPVRVVPAPVASAAASAAAVAVSASASAPASAASASATAALEPASAPAPATSAAAPGLALAANQATAAASLPTTATASAATAAATVAASAAASVTSATATPAPSTKASAPPAAPAPAKPASASASKTKTKPQPVSAKTSTPAPAPAVQVRAAKETEKTKATKKSKAAVASEPAQKAASAASSIAAAPTKSFFINVGLFGVPENAAKAHAKLLEAGLPSVMKELKSKTRQIRVRVGPYGTQAQADAAAEKIKALQLDASIVQL